One window from the genome of Elaeis guineensis isolate ETL-2024a chromosome 5, EG11, whole genome shotgun sequence encodes:
- the LOC105045312 gene encoding uncharacterized protein produces the protein MASSTKFSYQRLRKLPPGLEEDETEEGVLAVRRRGRRSWLRLDSGARRWRRPRVRVAGLRRLLRRKAKVVGAAVRKVLKRLKEGRPYVGELFAGNYMFMQVSPSPTIAYLEKPYLAGHHHHAIIPPHSTRLSIPRAVS, from the coding sequence ATGGCTTCCTCCACCAAGTTCTCTTACCAAAGACTAAGAAAACTCCCCCCAGGGCTGGAAGAAGATGAAACAGAAGAAGGGGTGCTGGCGgtgaggaggagggggaggaggagctggctgaggcTCGACAGCGGGGCAAGGCGGTGGCGGAGGCCGAGGGTCCGAGTGGCGGGGCTGAGGAGGCTGTTAAGGAGGAAAGCCAAGGTGGTGGGGGCTGCAGTGAGGAAGGTGCTGAAAAGATTGAAGGAAGGGAGGCCTTACGTGGGGGAGCTGTTTGCAGGGAACTATATGTTCATGCAAGTGAGCCCTTCACCAACTATCGCCTATTTGGAGAAGCCTTACTTGGCTGGCCACCACCACCATGCCATCATCCCACCACACTCCACCAGATTGAGTATTCCAAGGGCTGTTTCCTAA